The Kwoniella mangroviensis CBS 8507 chromosome 1 map unlocalized Ctg02, whole genome shotgun sequence genome window below encodes:
- a CDS encoding cytidine deaminase, with product MTSIDTQQLDKLIRVSLSYRDRAYAPYSKFRVGAALLTADGQIFGGCNVENASYGAGICAERTAVVKAISEGQNKFIAVAVTSDVPSPTTSPCGICRQFLREFLSPSIPIYIISSEYPSELPSWLDKLDQDQESDEIKKYVVKMTMEELLPSSFGPDNLGMQGPQ from the exons ATGACATCCATAGATACCCAGCAACTAGACAAGCTCATCAGGGTGTCTTTGTCAT ATCGAGATAGAGCTTATGCTCCCTATTCAAAATTCAG GGTTGGCGCTGCTCTTCTGACAGCAGACGGACAGATATTCGGTGGATGTAATGTTGAGAATGCTTCTTATG GTGCCGGTATATGCGCAGAGAGAACAGCCGTTGTCAAAGCTATC AGCGAAGGTCAAAATAAGTTTATAGCAGTCGCTGTAACTTC CGACGTACCTTCCCCAACAACCTCTCCGTGCGGTATCTGCCGTCAATTCCTGCGTGAATTCctctcaccttccatacccatctatatcatctcatccgaATACCCATCGGAATTACCCTCTTGGCTCGATAAGCTAGATCAAGACCAGGAATCAGACGAAATTAAGAAATACGTCGTGAAGATGACAATGGAAGAATTGTTACCTAGTTCGTTTGGACCTGATAATTTAGGTATGCAGGGGCCTCAATAG